In Lolium rigidum isolate FL_2022 chromosome 3, APGP_CSIRO_Lrig_0.1, whole genome shotgun sequence, the genomic window ACAGAAAGTGCTTTATaattataggattattatgggagTCTGTATGTCTAATTGGCCAAATGTTCAGGATTAACTTATATGTGTGATCCCTGATATCCAATTCTATACAAACAAGTTCATAGGGATATTGGGTCATCCAGGGTTCCTTTTCATtttatttgtgctcatgtttttctCATTCTCCCAGACTGACTTTGAACTGAAGTTCATAATTTAATTTTATTGCTTCTGAGATATTCGTTTTATTTGAGACTGGATATGATTGTTCTATCGAATGGTCTTTCATTGTGTTCTTCTTTTGACAGTGCTGTACCAGCTGCTGTATTCTCCCAACCACCCATTGGGCAAGTTGGCCTTACTGAGGAGCAGGTGATAATACATGGTGCATCAAAAAGTTCTGAATTTTTTTGCACACAAATGAAGCCGCTCATACGCATATTTGTGCAGGCTATTGAAGAGTATGGAGATGTTGATGTCTACATATCAAACTTCAGACCTCTTAGGGCCACTCTTTCTGGATTACCTGATCGTGTTCTAATGAAGCTTATTGTGTGTGCTACTACGAACAAAGTTGTAGGAGTGCATATGTGTGGTGATGATGCTCCTGAGATAATCCAGGTTTGCATGATTTTCTCTTATTCTTCAGCATTGCTGCTTTATTCCAGATTTATTTGTCATGTTTTGTATAACTTTGTGGCAGGGAATTGCAATTGCTGTGAAAGCTGGGCTGACAAAGCAAGATTTCGATGCCACTGTTggcgttcacccaacatctgcagaGGAATTTGTCACTATGAGGAGTCCAACTAGAAAAGTCCGAAGAGAAGCTGCAGCTGAGGTATGGGATGCTACCCATTTACATGCATTCCTGCCTTAGCCTATTTAGGAAGAAACTATATGTTCTGGAGATCAGCTCTTTTCAACTGGAGTTGCATGTGTTATCTATGAGTATGCTGTGCTCAGTTTACACTTTCTCCTGGTTATTTCAGGTAGAATCCAAGGATGAGGTCGTCACTAAGCAGTAGATATTTCCGCTGACAGTTGTAAATAGAAGGTAAGCATCTGCATCCTTTTGACCTGTCATTCTTAGTTGTCCTTTGTTTGTAGCATGTACATTCAGCATGGAGCAATGGTGATGGACATTACTGCATTGATCACTGTCAATCGAATTATCAACAATGGTACTCCCATCAGAGTTCAGTGAGCATTGTAGTGATGATAAGGATTCAAGGCCTTTCTGTCTGATTAGTTTGAGACATGTGGCCTTCTCACATTGCACGGACTGTTGTATTCATACACAACAAAACTCGTCCAAACATTGTATTGACCGCATTCTGACAAAACATCATCTTGAGTACTCCCATCTGCCCCATGAAAGATGTTTAGATTTGtctaaaatttggatgtatgtagacaggaaattgtctagatacatccaaattttgaaaaatctaagacatgtttcatgggatGGAGAGAGCAGTTGAGTTATTCTTGTGAGTGTTTCATTGGTTCCATCTTGTTTGAGTACTTCTTTAATGACATGGACTTCAAATCTACGCTGGCTGTTTGTTAGAAAGGAAATAAATCAGTCAGGGTTGTAACTATTTCTCTGTTATTAGCTTTCCAAAACATACTACAGTTCAGAACCGAGgtaatacttgtttagtttctgctGCAGACATTCTTGAGGACATGGCCTTGCTACTGGCCAAAAACCCGACTGGAAATCTGAGAAATCTGTCACATAGAGCTGCTGAAGATGCACTGTCATAGCGATGACTAGCTATGCCTGTTTTTTTGCCCTCGTGTTTCTGCATTTCTTTCCTTGAGGCTTGAACATGCTGGTAGTTGAGTTATCTTCTTCTCCTGATCTGCTACTCATGTAATAAATGGTACACAGATTTTGGTATCCTAACCTGGATATATTGACAGGGAAAAGTAAACCAGAAGAGGGGTTTTCTACTGATCTTGACACTTAGAGTATATTTGTTTAGAAACTTTTCTTTGTCATTAGATATAACATGGTGTTGTGGATATGATGATATAATCAAGAGAAAATTTGCTATAGGACATCGTTATTTTGTGGCGTTCACCAAAACACACCATTcaattgtgtctttgccaggtactATTACAATTATGTGTCATATCTGCAAGAACACACATACAAAGGGCAAAACTTTCCGTTGTAAGCTAGGTGGTGTGTTCGGCAAATATACCATAAAATTGTAATGATACCTGACAAAGATATAATCGggcggtgtgttttggcaaacgccaTAAAATAACGATgtctgtagcaaattttcccaatcaaactttttttttgaaacgctgATATGATAATCAACTTAAGGGAACACGAGCGAACGTCCCTTCGGGGACATCCGATAAGGGAACACGAGCGAACGATTTTAGCCATCTTTGATGCCTACCGCCTGCGTTGTTTCCGATCACTGGACATGGGGAATCATGGAGGCGATGACGAGGTACTGATAGTGAACGGAGGTGTATGTAGAGAACGTCGATGGCGTTTAACTGCCACTTTGAGATGCATGAGAAGATTTTTTTCCGGCATTTTAGTTTGCTGTTGGTGATGAGCTAGCGATCAAAACAATCAAGCCTGGATGCATGACCAACCTGCAAATGCGCTACTCCGACGGACGGACGGACGTGCCGTTCTGAAATCGAGCCACATCTTTTTTCACTCTCTCCATAATCTGCATAACTGCATTGCTGGAAGCCTGAAAGGGTCTGACACGGGCTGCCCACCTGGGGCACGCACACCACACTCTTTCCCGTCCGGAGGCTCTCGGGCTGCCGGACCCGTTCTACTTCCCGCGCGTACTTCTCGCGTGCGCCGCCGACCGGAACGGTGTGATTTGAGTGCAAACGGGTTCTCTCCCAACGGAACCCTCCGCCTAGCGCGGCCGCACCATTGCCGCGGCACCACCGGTCGGCTGACAGCGCCCAATCTCCAGGCCGCCGTCCGTCTTCTGCCTCCACCGCCGCTGCCGGGGATCATCGCTTCCGGCCACCGGCCCTAATTGCCGCACGTTCGTTTCGATTCGACTCGACCGCAGTGAGTTCTCCCTCAATTCCCTCCTCGCTTCTCTCACACGGAGTACGTATCTTTTTGTCCGCCATGAACGAATTTGATTGTTGGCCATCCATCGATCCATCTGACCGGCCTtgccgcggcgcggcgcggaaagcCGTCGCGGCATTTGGACGGACGGAGGGGCCGATGAATAGACAAGGGGAACGTACATCTACAACCTGCGATCTACTACGTATCTTCTAAATTCACCGCCGATTTCGTTTTGACTGCTACGAGGAAGTTCCTCTGGAAATCACTCCGTGGCAATATCGCTTTTGCGGCCCATTTGAGTTTATTACAACGATAGGATTTGGTCTTGTCGTGGGGCGATCCTTCTGAAATCTTCCGCCACGCCCACGATGTTAGCGTTGCAGCAGTAATTGAAGGGAAGAGCAAGAGCTGTTCTATCTGTTGCTGCTACAATGTGGAATTGTGTCGGGTGGCATTTTAGATGTACCAGTATTATTGCCACGGTTTGTTTCAGTGAGCTGGCTGCTAAATTGGCGTCAAACTAAATCCTCAGCCCAACATGTGATGTGTCAATAAGATCGAAATTACTTTTGCCTGCCGTACCATGTGCATATGCTGATCGATGCTTGTTTAGCTATTTGGTTGGGTATTTGTTGTTTTGTGAATCttcattgtttttatttttatctttggcTACTGCATCTGTATCGATCAGGAAAAGGTTATTATTTTTATTCTCATGGGGTTGCTTTGGCATTAATTAACGTATCTATACTGAAAATTGTGTGTCTGATCTTGCAGTTAAACCATGGCTGCCCAGCCAAAGAAGCGAACACCTGTCATGGAAATCAGCGATGGAGGTCTCGGCCTCGGCCTTGCTGCATTCATTGCGAACGGCGAGGATTTGGGTCCCATGATCCGGCAAGGATTCGACTGCGGCAAACCTGAAGCCCTCATGCAGAGCCTCAGGGGCATTGTGAAGAAGAAAGAAGTTGAGATTGAAGAGCTATGCAGGCTTCACTACGAGGATTtcatcctcgccgtcgacgaGTTACGTGGTGTGATGGTCGACGCCGAGGAGCTGAAGAGCATGTTATCCGCCGAGAACTCGCACCTCCAGGAAGTATCGACTGCCGTGCTGCTGAAGCTTGATGAGCTTCTTGAGGCATGCTCAATCAAGAAGAACGTAGGAGATGCCttgaaaatactcaagatatgtgTGAAAGTCATTAGCCTGTGCATGGCATGCAACAATTACATCGCAGAGGCCAAGTTTCGTCCAGCACTCAAGACTTTGAACCTGATTGAGAATAGCTACCTGCAAAATATCCCCGTGAAGCTTCTTAAAATGGTTGTCGGGAGACAAATACCGCTGATAAAGCTGCACATTGAGAAGAAAGCTTGTGGCGAGTTCAATGATTGGCTTGTTCATATCAGAAGAATGGCTAAGCAGATCGGGCAGGTGTCCATAAGTCATGCCTCTTTGGCTCGCCAAAAGGATGAGGAAATACGTGCTCGGCAGAGAGAGGCTGAAGAGAATAGCCACGCTGGACCAGATGAACATAAGTATACCTTGGATTTGGAGAATACAGATGAGGAAACGGCGCTTGATTTTGATCTCACGCCAGTGTATCGAGCGCATCACATTCACATGTGCCTCGGTATTGGAGAGAAGTTCAGAGATTATTACTACAAGAACAGGCTCATGCAACTCAACCTGGATATGCAGATTTCCACTTCACAGCCCTTCCTTGAGTCCCATCAACCTTTTCTTGCACAGGTAGCTGGATTTTTTATTGTTGAAGAACGTGTCCTTCGAACCGCAGATAAAATACTGACGCAGAGCCAAGTTGAAGCAACATGGGAGACAGCCATTGGTAAGATCACATCTATATGTGAGAATCAGTTTTCTCGCATGGGTACTGCCAGCCACCTCCTCCTCGTAAAAGACTATATCACTCTTCTAGCCGCAGTTCTGATGAAGTATGGCTATCAAACCAGGCCATTGATTGATATTCTCGATAAAAGCAGGGACAAATACCACCAACTGCTTCTGACTGAGTGCCGGAAGCAGGTAGATGACGTCCTTGCTAATGACTCATATGAGCAGATGCTTATAAAAAAGGAATACGAGTACAACATGAATGTCACAGCATTTCATCTGGGGCCAAGTGACGTACTCCCGGATTTTCCATATTTGGCGCCATTCTCCGCTTCTGTTCCAGATGTTTGTCGTATTGTTCGGTCCTTCATTGAGGATTCTGTCAGCTACTTGTCCTATGGTGGTGACATGAACCTCTATGACGTGGTAAAACGTTACCTAGACAGGCTACTCATTGAGGTATTGAACAACTGTCTTCTGAACAGGATGTATGCTCGCTCATTGGCCATGTCACAGATGATGCAACTCGCAGGAAATATTTCTGTTCTCGAGCAGGCTTGTGATCTGTACCTCTTGTACTCTGCTCAACAGTGTGGCATTCCCAAGCGCGTTGCTGAGAGGTCTCGTTCTAGTTTGACTGCTCGAGCTGTCCTGAAAGCCTCCCAGAATGCAGCATATAATGCTTTAATAAACATGGCTAATTCCAAGATCGATGAGTTTATGGTGCTCTTGGACGATGTCAACTGGATAGTGGAGGAAAGCCCGGACAATGCAAATGACTATATGAACGAAGTTCTTATTTATCTTGAAACACTTGTATCCACAGCTCAGGAGATTTTACCACAAGAAGCTCTTTACAAGGTTGTTTCTGGTGCAATGAGCCACATCTCGGACTCTATAATGGCAACACTTCTTAGCGACGGTGTGAAAAGGTTCACTGCGAGTTCAGTTTCAGGCCTGGACATGGACTTGAATTTGTTGGAGGCATTTGCAGATGAAAAATTTCACATCACCGGGTTGGCAGATTTGGGAAAGGAAACAACATTTAGAGATCGTTTGGTTGAGATAAGGCAGCTCGTCAATCTTCTGCTCAGCAGCCAACCTGAGAATTTCATGAATCCGGTGATAAGGGGGAAGAACTATGGATCGCTGGACTTCAAAAAGGTTGCCATTGTTTGTGAGAAGTTCAAGGACTCAGCAGATGGGCTGTTTGGAAGCCTTTCCAACCGCAACACTAAGCAGACTGCTCGCAAGAGGTCCTTGGATGTTTTGAAGCGAAGGCTTAAGGATTTTGGCTAAAGGTTAGTCATGCTCCAATTTCAAACAA contains:
- the LOC124695891 gene encoding exocyst complex component SEC15A-like, yielding MAAQPKKRTPVMEISDGGLGLGLAAFIANGEDLGPMIRQGFDCGKPEALMQSLRGIVKKKEVEIEELCRLHYEDFILAVDELRGVMVDAEELKSMLSAENSHLQEVSTAVLLKLDELLEACSIKKNVGDALKILKICVKVISLCMACNNYIAEAKFRPALKTLNLIENSYLQNIPVKLLKMVVGRQIPLIKLHIEKKACGEFNDWLVHIRRMAKQIGQVSISHASLARQKDEEIRARQREAEENSHAGPDEHKYTLDLENTDEETALDFDLTPVYRAHHIHMCLGIGEKFRDYYYKNRLMQLNLDMQISTSQPFLESHQPFLAQVAGFFIVEERVLRTADKILTQSQVEATWETAIGKITSICENQFSRMGTASHLLLVKDYITLLAAVLMKYGYQTRPLIDILDKSRDKYHQLLLTECRKQVDDVLANDSYEQMLIKKEYEYNMNVTAFHLGPSDVLPDFPYLAPFSASVPDVCRIVRSFIEDSVSYLSYGGDMNLYDVVKRYLDRLLIEVLNNCLLNRMYARSLAMSQMMQLAGNISVLEQACDLYLLYSAQQCGIPKRVAERSRSSLTARAVLKASQNAAYNALINMANSKIDEFMVLLDDVNWIVEESPDNANDYMNEVLIYLETLVSTAQEILPQEALYKVVSGAMSHISDSIMATLLSDGVKRFTASSVSGLDMDLNLLEAFADEKFHITGLADLGKETTFRDRLVEIRQLVNLLLSSQPENFMNPVIRGKNYGSLDFKKVAIVCEKFKDSADGLFGSLSNRNTKQTARKRSLDVLKRRLKDFG